The Phycisphaerae bacterium genome includes a window with the following:
- the recO gene encoding DNA repair protein RecO — MPPISDDAVVLTRLDYQETSQVLVFFTREHGKLRAIGKGTKRGTKTRFATGIDLLEIGRIVCSARPDRGPTLSTLTEWKQTRPLSGLRESLPRLYGAQYIAEITTYLTEDWDPHPRAFDAMITAWVQLSEALETLGIIVGFQRVLLDEIGSLPRFDACVLCGRERDLTHFSSHEGGMICRHCEPGHVEKRQLSSATLAILRESPDGPASGPHGNRTERYRGPFDILNYHISHLMAREPMLAAKILPASERRILR; from the coding sequence ATGCCGCCCATCAGCGATGACGCCGTGGTCCTCACCCGGCTCGACTACCAGGAAACCTCGCAGGTGCTGGTCTTCTTCACCCGCGAGCACGGCAAGCTCCGCGCCATCGGCAAGGGCACCAAGCGGGGCACCAAGACGCGTTTCGCTACGGGCATCGACCTGCTGGAAATCGGGCGCATCGTCTGCTCCGCCCGACCCGATCGCGGCCCCACCCTGTCCACGCTGACGGAATGGAAGCAGACCCGGCCGCTCTCCGGTCTTCGCGAGAGTCTTCCCAGACTCTATGGCGCCCAGTACATCGCCGAGATTACAACCTACCTTACCGAGGACTGGGACCCGCATCCGCGGGCCTTCGACGCGATGATCACCGCCTGGGTTCAACTGTCCGAGGCCCTGGAAACGCTGGGAATCATTGTCGGCTTCCAGCGTGTGCTGCTCGACGAGATCGGCTCGCTGCCGCGATTCGACGCCTGCGTGCTCTGCGGCCGGGAGCGCGACCTCACCCACTTCAGCTCCCACGAGGGCGGCATGATCTGCCGGCACTGCGAACCAGGGCACGTGGAGAAACGCCAGTTATCTTCCGCGACGCTCGCCATCCTGCGGGAATCGCCGGATGGTCCCGCTTCAGGCCCGCACGGGAATCGGACCGAGCGTTATCGCGGCCCGTTCGACATCCTGAACTACCACATCTCTCACCTGATGGCCCGCGAGCCGATGCTGGCGGCCAAGATCCTGCCGGCCAGTGAGCGGCGCATCCTACGCTGA
- a CDS encoding GNAT family N-acetyltransferase: protein MTARKTVLTISPMAPDAQPCPGNHLSLPRTLTFRDGRSAIIRQVVEADAGRVLEVLPQGHRETEFLAYMPGEFDWTVEQEREFIRVRAELQDGILIGAEVGGRLVALAGAERSPRRRYRHHAELGMTVLRDYWGLGIGQALMDGIVAWACDRRLRKLYLRVFADNARAHRLYVRCGFVEEGRLRDDGMRSDGTLVDTIVMARFFEFPDGRE from the coding sequence ATGACCGCCCGCAAAACCGTGCTTACAATCTCCCCCATGGCACCGGACGCTCAGCCTTGCCCCGGGAACCACCTGTCGCTGCCGCGAACGCTCACTTTTCGCGACGGACGGAGCGCCATCATCCGCCAGGTCGTCGAGGCCGACGCCGGGCGCGTGCTCGAAGTGCTCCCCCAGGGACACCGCGAAACGGAGTTCCTCGCCTACATGCCCGGGGAATTTGATTGGACGGTCGAGCAGGAGCGCGAGTTCATTCGCGTCCGCGCTGAACTTCAAGACGGCATACTGATTGGCGCGGAGGTGGGCGGGCGCCTGGTCGCCCTGGCCGGAGCGGAGCGATCGCCGCGCCGCCGCTATCGCCATCACGCCGAACTGGGCATGACCGTGCTTCGTGATTACTGGGGGCTGGGCATCGGCCAGGCATTGATGGACGGCATCGTCGCGTGGGCGTGCGATCGCCGCCTTCGCAAGCTCTATCTGCGCGTCTTTGCGGACAACGCGCGGGCGCATCGCCTGTATGTTCGATGCGGGTTCGTGGAAGAAGGCCGGCTCCGTGACGACGGCATGCGCTCCGACGGGACGCTGGTGGACACGATCGTCATGGCCCGATTCTTCGAGTTCCCCGACGGGCGGGAATAG